From Mustela erminea isolate mMusErm1 chromosome 1, mMusErm1.Pri, whole genome shotgun sequence, a single genomic window includes:
- the NAA80 gene encoding N-alpha-acetyltransferase 80, with the protein MGHGRGGGGACAGSQRCCARSRKLWIGYGRRDRGGARAKTRPASAPCYDALNRGRSLRGDARRRGGIWRPRENPDQVGRCGPRRLQCVRHTTRGQRGRSEETKPQSEKPASAERGRGASQILPSTSRVDPEIQPGRADRGSCTPELTLSPRLAELTPGSACHPEMILSPGSTELTLDPAHQPEETPAPNLAELTLEPVHCRPELLDACADLINEQWPRSRASRLHSLGQSSDAFPLCLMLLSPRPTPESLPIVVGHARLSRVLDRPQSLLVETVVVARALRGRGFGRRLMEGLEAFAQARGFRRLHLTTHDQLQFYAHLGYQLGEPVQGLVFTSRRLPATLLKAFPRAPPPRPPCKPPSLTAQTAPRAPKGPALPPPPPLPEPLTTSPPPPARPPPQSLLETQYQDLRGCPIFWMEKNI; encoded by the exons ATGG GGCACGGTCGAGGAGGAGGTGGAGCCTGCGCTGGGTCACAGCGTTGCTGCGCACGGAGCCGGAAGCTGTGGATTGGCTACGGCAGGAGAGACAGAGGCGGAGCCAGGGCAAAGACCCGACCTGCGTCGGCCCCGTGTTATGACGCGCTGAACCGGGGGCGGAGCCTAAGAGGTGACGCGCGGAGGCGGGGTGGGATCTGGCGGCCTAGGGAAAATCCGGACCAGGTGGGGCGCTGCGGGCCGCGGCGGCTGCAGTGCGTCCGCCACACCACTAGGGGCCAGCGCGGGCGGTCGGAAGAAACCAAACCACAGAGCGAGAAACCGGCCAGCGCGGAGCGAGGACGCGGAGCATCCCAGATCTTGCCTTCAACAT CCAGAGTTGACCCTGAGATCCAACCTGGCCGCGCTGACCGAGGATCCTGCACACCAGAGCTGACCCTGAGCCCCAGGCTAGCTGAGCTGACCCCGGGTTCTGCATGCCATCCAGAGATGATCCTCAGTCCTGGCTCCACTGAGCTGACCCTGGATCCCGCACACCAGCCAGAGGAGACCCCGGCTCCCAACCTGGCTGAACTGACCCTGGAGCCTGTGCACTGCCGACCTGAGCTCCTGGATGCCTGTGCTGACCTCATCAATGAGCAGTGGCCCCGAAGCCGAGCCTCCCGCCTGCACTCCCTGGGCCAGTCCTCAGAtgccttccccctctgcctgatGCTGCTGAGCCCCCGCCCCACACCCGAGTCACTCCCCATTGTGGTGGGTCATGCCCGCTTATCACGGGTGCTGGACCGGCCCCAGAGCCTCCTGGTGGAGACAGTGGTGGTGGCCCGGGCTCTGAGGGGCCGTGGCTTTGGCCGCCGTCTTATGGAGGGCCTGGAGGCTTTTGCTCAGGCCCGGGGCTTCCGCCGGCTGCACCTCACCACCCACGACCAGCTGCAGTTCTACGCCCACCTGGGCTACCAGCTGGGTGAGCCTGTGCAGGGCCTGGTCTTCACCAGCCGACGGCTGCCTGCCACCCTGCTCAAGGCCTTCCCCAGAGCACCCCCTCCCCGGCCGCCCTGCAAGCCTCCTAGTCTAACTGCCCAGACTGCCCCAAGAGCCCCCAAGGGGCCGGCActgccaccaccccctcccctgcctgagCCCTTGACCACCTCACCTCCACCTCCTGCAAGGCCCCCTCCACAAAGTCTGCTGGAGACACAGTACCAAGACCTGAGAGGATGCCCCATATTCTGGATGGAAAAGAACATCTGA